A part of Chroococcidiopsis sp. TS-821 genomic DNA contains:
- a CDS encoding GTP-binding protein, with the protein MMTAKTHNVVPVTVLTGYLGAGKTTLLNRILTHDHGKKVAVIVNEFGEVGIDNQLVIDADEEIFEMNNGCICCTVRGDLIRIIGNLMRRRDKFDRLVIETTGLADPAPVIQTFFVDEDMQTQLSLDAVVTVVDAKHIWQHWEADEAQEQIAFADIILLNKVDLVTEDVLEELERRIRGMNAIAKIYRTRNAELEMDALLGVNAFDLSRALEVDPNFLKEDAHEHDETVGSVALVESGALNLEKLNEWISYLLQTRGPDIFRMKGILNIAGEERRFVFQGVHMLFEGKRDRHWKPNETRKNELVFIGRNLNEAELRENLLACMA; encoded by the coding sequence ATGATGACTGCAAAAACTCATAACGTCGTACCTGTAACAGTTCTCACAGGCTACTTGGGAGCAGGGAAAACAACTTTACTCAATCGCATCCTCACGCACGACCACGGGAAAAAAGTCGCTGTGATTGTTAACGAGTTCGGGGAAGTGGGTATTGACAATCAGTTGGTGATTGATGCGGATGAAGAAATCTTTGAGATGAATAACGGCTGTATCTGCTGTACTGTGCGTGGCGATTTGATTCGGATTATCGGAAATTTAATGCGGCGGCGCGATAAGTTCGATCGCTTAGTGATTGAAACAACAGGGCTTGCTGACCCTGCGCCTGTGATTCAGACCTTTTTTGTTGATGAAGATATGCAGACGCAGTTGAGTTTAGACGCAGTTGTGACTGTCGTAGATGCTAAGCATATTTGGCAACACTGGGAGGCGGATGAGGCGCAAGAGCAAATTGCGTTTGCCGATATTATTTTACTCAATAAGGTTGATTTAGTTACAGAAGATGTTTTAGAAGAGCTAGAACGGCGAATTCGGGGGATGAATGCGATCGCTAAAATCTACCGCACTCGCAATGCTGAGTTAGAAATGGACGCGCTACTCGGTGTTAATGCGTTTGACTTAAGTCGCGCCTTAGAAGTTGACCCCAATTTTTTAAAGGAAGATGCGCACGAACACGACGAAACGGTTGGTTCAGTTGCTTTAGTAGAAAGTGGAGCGTTAAACCTGGAAAAGTTGAACGAATGGATAAGCTATCTTCTACAGACGCGCGGACCTGATATTTTCCGCATGAAGGGAATTTTAAATATTGCTGGAGAAGAGCGCCGCTTTGTGTTTCAAGGTGTTCACATGCTGTTTGAAGGTAAGCGCGATCGCCACTGGAAACCGAACGAAACGCGTAAAAATGAACTTGTGTTTATCGGTCGCAATCTTAATGAAGCCGAGTTGCGCGAAAACTTATTAGCGTGTATGGCGTAG
- a CDS encoding CTP synthase has protein sequence MTKFVFVTGGVVSSIGKGIVAASLGRLLKSRDYSVSILKLDPYINVDPGTMSPFQHGEVFVTEDGAETDLDLGHYERFTDTSMSRLNSVTTGSIYQAVLNKERRGDYMGGTVQVIPHITNEIKERIKRVAKNTNPDVVITEIGGTVGDIESLPFLEAIRQFRKDVGRQNVLYMHVTLVPWIPSAGEMKTKPTQHSVKELRSIGIQPDILVCRCDRPLPPGLKEKMSEFCDVPVECVITSQDAKSIYEVPLNLEQEGLAQQTLELLQLEQRQPDLRQWRTIVERLYSPTHSIEIAIVGKYVRLGDAYLSVVEALRHAAIAMGGELHLRWVNSENLENEPVERYLEGVNGLVVPGGFGIRGVDGKIAAVEYARTHQIPFLGLCLGMQCAVVEWARHIAGLENANSAEFNPEGAHPVINLLPEQQDVVDLGGTMRLGLYPCRLAPNTLAFKLYQEEVVYERHRHRYEFNNAYRNLFLESGYVISGTSPDGRLVEIIELPNHPFFMATQFHPEFQSRPSAPHPLFKGFVEAVMMRSQSSSPLPAPAEVS, from the coding sequence ATGACTAAATTTGTTTTTGTCACTGGCGGTGTCGTCTCCAGCATTGGCAAAGGCATTGTTGCAGCCAGTTTGGGACGGTTGCTGAAGTCGCGCGATTATTCCGTATCGATTCTCAAGCTCGATCCTTACATTAACGTCGATCCTGGTACGATGAGTCCTTTTCAGCATGGGGAAGTCTTTGTGACAGAAGATGGTGCTGAAACTGACTTGGATTTAGGACACTACGAACGCTTCACAGATACCTCAATGTCGCGGCTCAATAGTGTCACAACTGGCTCAATATATCAAGCTGTGCTGAATAAAGAACGTCGCGGCGACTATATGGGTGGGACAGTGCAGGTGATTCCGCACATCACAAATGAAATTAAAGAACGCATCAAGCGCGTAGCAAAGAATACTAATCCTGATGTGGTTATTACAGAGATTGGAGGGACAGTAGGCGATATCGAATCGCTACCGTTCTTAGAAGCTATTCGCCAGTTTCGCAAGGATGTCGGGCGGCAGAATGTTTTGTATATGCACGTAACGCTCGTACCTTGGATTCCTTCGGCAGGAGAAATGAAAACCAAGCCGACGCAGCATTCAGTCAAAGAGTTACGCTCGATTGGCATTCAGCCTGATATTTTAGTGTGTCGATGCGATCGCCCGCTACCCCCTGGCTTGAAAGAAAAAATGTCCGAATTCTGCGATGTCCCTGTCGAATGCGTGATTACGTCGCAAGATGCTAAAAGTATCTACGAAGTTCCGCTAAATCTCGAACAAGAAGGTCTAGCGCAGCAAACGCTAGAGTTACTGCAACTCGAACAACGCCAACCAGATCTCCGTCAGTGGCGAACGATTGTCGAGCGGTTGTATAGTCCAACACACAGTATAGAAATTGCGATCGTTGGTAAGTATGTGCGCTTGGGTGATGCGTATCTATCAGTAGTAGAAGCGCTTCGTCATGCGGCGATCGCAATGGGTGGCGAATTGCACTTACGCTGGGTAAACTCAGAAAACTTAGAAAATGAACCTGTAGAACGCTATCTAGAAGGAGTAAACGGGTTAGTCGTACCAGGAGGCTTTGGCATTCGCGGTGTAGACGGCAAAATTGCCGCAGTAGAATACGCGCGCACGCATCAAATTCCCTTCTTGGGCTTGTGCTTGGGAATGCAGTGTGCTGTTGTTGAATGGGCGAGGCACATCGCGGGTTTAGAAAATGCGAACAGTGCTGAGTTTAATCCGGAAGGCGCGCATCCGGTTATTAACTTATTACCAGAACAGCAAGATGTTGTCGATTTGGGCGGTACGATGCGCTTAGGGTTGTATCCTTGTCGCTTAGCGCCGAATACTCTAGCGTTCAAGCTTTACCAAGAAGAAGTCGTTTACGAACGACACCGCCACCGCTATGAGTTTAATAACGCCTATCGCAACTTATTTTTAGAGTCTGGATATGTAATTAGTGGCACGTCTCCTGATGGGCGCTTGGTCGAAATTATCGAACTCCCAAATCATCCGTTTTTCATGGCGACGCAGTTTCACCCAGAATTTCAATCGCGTCCGAGTGCACCGCATCCCTTGTTTAAAGGCTTTGTTGAAGCCGTTATGATGCGATCGCAATCATCTTCGCCATTACCCGCACCCGCAGAAGTGTCGTAG
- a CDS encoding WD40 repeat domain-containing protein → MNSKTVDSQQFDLSFSQMLEDYVTAIAWSPQGKFLATSSAAGEVVLWEHTLDRQEWQRIPLQSHDQSVDCLAFSSDGCFLAAGGQAGVKIWQLDRAKVNQWQPLSITHSSAWVDRLAWNPLSNQLAFSLGRHVQIWDATTPDTSTILNFAASSVLGLDWSSDGQYLAIAGYHGVKIWESRNWREEPYVFDLPTASVAIAWAGDSKYFAIGNMDRTIAVFEWNNPDPWVMRGFPGKIRQIAWSTASQRPPLFAAASVDGIVVWSKHPDDLVGWESRVLQHHDGVVQAIAFQPNSLLLASAAEDGLICLWHKAQHLAQILEGAPQGFSYLAWHPRGQQLAAGGKNGELQVWTRSRRGQGFNLC, encoded by the coding sequence ATGAACTCTAAAACGGTCGATTCTCAGCAGTTTGATTTGTCGTTTTCACAAATGCTTGAGGATTATGTCACAGCGATCGCGTGGTCGCCGCAGGGTAAATTTTTAGCTACGAGTTCTGCGGCGGGCGAGGTTGTTTTGTGGGAGCATACACTTGATCGTCAAGAATGGCAAAGAATACCATTGCAAAGTCACGATCAATCAGTAGACTGTTTGGCGTTTTCTAGCGATGGTTGTTTTCTTGCAGCGGGCGGTCAAGCAGGAGTCAAAATTTGGCAACTCGATCGAGCTAAGGTTAATCAGTGGCAGCCCCTTAGTATAACGCATTCTTCAGCTTGGGTCGATCGCCTCGCGTGGAATCCACTCAGCAATCAGCTTGCTTTTAGTTTAGGGCGTCACGTTCAGATTTGGGATGCAACAACACCGGACACTTCCACGATACTCAACTTTGCGGCATCTTCGGTACTTGGCTTAGATTGGAGTTCTGACGGTCAGTATCTTGCGATCGCAGGATATCACGGTGTCAAGATTTGGGAAAGTCGCAACTGGAGAGAAGAGCCTTATGTTTTCGACCTTCCGACTGCAAGTGTTGCGATCGCGTGGGCTGGCGATAGTAAGTACTTTGCGATCGGCAATATGGATCGGACAATTGCTGTGTTTGAATGGAATAATCCCGATCCTTGGGTGATGCGAGGTTTTCCTGGTAAAATTCGTCAAATAGCTTGGTCAACAGCAAGTCAGCGTCCACCTTTGTTTGCTGCGGCTAGCGTTGACGGTATTGTTGTGTGGTCTAAGCATCCTGACGATCTTGTTGGTTGGGAAAGCCGCGTGCTACAGCATCACGACGGAGTCGTACAAGCGATCGCATTTCAACCCAATAGCTTACTTTTAGCTTCTGCTGCTGAAGATGGCTTAATTTGCTTGTGGCATAAAGCACAACATCTTGCCCAAATTTTAGAAGGCGCACCCCAAGGTTTTTCTTATCTTGCTTGGCATCCTCGAGGTCAGCAACTCGCTGCTGGCGGTAAAAATGGTGAACTACAGGTTTGGACGCGATCGCGTCGCGGTCAAGGGTTTAATCTTTGTTAA
- a CDS encoding FGGY-family carbohydrate kinase: MLESVNYHYTLGIDFGTSGARAVVIDATGAVQAETKKSLTFDAITQVSDWERTLFSLIEQIPARIRQQINAIAIDGTSSTVLLCDATGTPVTTPLMYNDARGVAVQAQLKAIAPPQHTVLSATSSLAKLLWLSQQPGFNDAQYFLHQADWLAFLLHGKLGISDYHNALKLGYDVEHFCYPAWLTQLAIAHLLPEVVVPGTPIAEVTASIAKRFGLRRDCYVCAGTTDSIAAFLASGAVSPGEAVTSLGSTLVLKLLSQTRIENSLYGIYSHRLGDLWLTGGASNTGGAVLQQFFSNAELEQFSRQINPQQVSPLDYYPLLQSGDRFPVNDPNLQPRLEPRPDNRVEFLHGLLESIARIEYQGYQLLQQLGATPLTRIYTAGGGAANATWTAIRQRYFDVPLVMSQHTEAAYGTALLALRSINHNRNS; this comes from the coding sequence GTGCTTGAATCCGTAAATTATCATTACACGCTTGGAATAGATTTTGGTACCTCTGGTGCGAGAGCCGTGGTTATTGATGCTACGGGAGCAGTACAAGCTGAAACCAAAAAGTCACTGACTTTTGATGCAATTACACAAGTAAGTGATTGGGAACGCACTTTATTTAGCTTGATCGAGCAAATTCCAGCAAGAATACGGCAACAAATTAACGCGATCGCCATTGATGGAACTTCTTCGACAGTTCTCTTGTGCGACGCAACCGGAACGCCAGTGACAACACCACTGATGTATAATGACGCGCGCGGAGTTGCAGTACAAGCACAATTAAAAGCGATCGCACCACCGCAGCACACAGTATTGAGTGCGACATCGAGTTTAGCAAAGCTGTTGTGGCTATCGCAGCAACCAGGATTTAACGATGCTCAATATTTCTTACATCAAGCTGATTGGTTAGCGTTTCTGCTGCACGGAAAACTAGGAATCAGTGACTATCACAACGCGTTAAAACTTGGCTACGATGTCGAGCATTTTTGTTATCCTGCGTGGTTGACACAACTCGCGATCGCGCATTTATTACCCGAAGTTGTCGTTCCTGGTACGCCTATTGCAGAAGTAACAGCAAGCATTGCCAAACGCTTCGGCTTGCGCCGCGATTGCTACGTATGTGCGGGAACAACCGATAGTATCGCTGCGTTTCTCGCAAGTGGTGCGGTTTCTCCAGGAGAAGCTGTCACGTCACTCGGTTCAACTTTGGTACTCAAGCTCTTAAGTCAGACTCGCATAGAAAATAGCCTGTATGGTATTTATAGCCATCGCTTAGGTGACTTATGGTTAACCGGCGGGGCTTCTAATACTGGAGGCGCGGTACTACAGCAGTTTTTTTCTAACGCTGAGTTAGAACAATTCAGCCGTCAGATTAATCCTCAACAAGTTAGCCCACTCGATTACTATCCGTTATTGCAAAGTGGCGATCGCTTTCCAGTTAACGATCCCAACCTACAACCGCGACTCGAACCGCGACCAGATAATCGCGTCGAGTTTCTACATGGATTATTAGAAAGCATTGCTCGTATTGAATACCAAGGTTATCAATTACTACAGCAACTCGGTGCAACTCCGCTCACGCGCATTTATACAGCCGGTGGCGGTGCAGCAAATGCAACCTGGACGGCGATTCGTCAGCGTTACTTTGACGTACCGTTAGTGATGTCGCAGCACACCGAGGCGGCTTATGGTACTGCATTACTTGCCCTACGCAGTATCAATCACAACAGGAACTCATAG
- a CDS encoding GH116 family glycosyl hydrolase, which translates to MKNQQHQFPIPPHTWNRPIGLGWDKPYTVRMASNLDDGPWHGMPLGGFGAGCIGRASRGDFNLWHIDGGEHTFKSIPACQFSVFEQQASTSQAFALCTEPPADNTLAAWQWYPGRGNGVYHALYPRSWFVYENVLQAHLSCEQFSPILPENYQETSYPVAAFVWRAYNPTNAPLTLSIMLTWQNTVGWFQNAIKNPEIRMRDDGSPVYEYEPCLGNSVGNFNRWIAEENLCGCVLESTARDLQDGIGQWAIATPQQPNIEVFYHTRWNSSGDGAEIWHSFARDGSLPNTEDTTPAKAQEQLAAAIAVRFTLQPGETREIPFAIAWDFPVTEFAPGVRYFRRYTDFFGRGGNNAIAIAQTALQNYRSWQQQIQAWQQPILDRDDLPSSFKMALFNELYDLTSGGTLWSAADERDPVGQFAVLECFDYRWYESLDVRLYGSFALLMLWSKLEKSVIRAFARAIEQRDDRTRVIGYYYTQGLESPTALRKVAGATPHDLGAPNEHPWEATNYTSYQDCNLWKDLSCDFVLQVYRDFVLTGGTDWELLWDCWSAVVQTLTYLKTFDLDEDGIPENSGAPDQTFDDWRLQGVSAYCGGLWLAALEAAIAIGKTLLSYPENHPASKILAAAPDYPPIPETLDVFQSWLTRSRPIYQEKLWNGQYYRLDSKSGSDVVMADQLCGQFYARLLGLPDIVPQECAYQALNTIYNACFLKFHNGQFGAANGLKPDGSPENPNATHPLEVWTGINFGLAAFLMQMGMQSEAWRLTQAIVQQVYDNGLQFRTPEAITPKGTFRACHYLRPMAIWAIYGVLTF; encoded by the coding sequence ATGAAAAATCAGCAACATCAATTCCCAATTCCTCCGCATACTTGGAATCGTCCCATCGGTCTTGGTTGGGATAAACCCTACACAGTCCGCATGGCGAGTAACCTAGATGATGGTCCTTGGCATGGAATGCCTTTAGGCGGCTTCGGTGCAGGGTGTATTGGTCGCGCTTCCCGTGGCGATTTTAATTTGTGGCATATTGATGGTGGCGAACATACTTTCAAAAGTATTCCAGCGTGTCAGTTTAGTGTCTTTGAACAGCAAGCATCGACGTCACAAGCTTTTGCATTATGTACTGAACCTCCGGCAGATAATACTTTAGCAGCTTGGCAGTGGTATCCAGGGCGTGGGAATGGTGTTTATCACGCGCTGTATCCTCGCAGTTGGTTTGTTTATGAAAATGTCTTGCAAGCGCATCTATCTTGCGAGCAGTTTTCGCCAATTTTGCCGGAGAATTATCAGGAGACAAGTTATCCTGTTGCTGCGTTCGTGTGGAGAGCGTACAACCCTACAAATGCGCCACTCACGTTGAGTATTATGCTGACTTGGCAAAATACTGTAGGTTGGTTTCAAAATGCCATCAAAAATCCGGAAATCCGAATGCGCGATGATGGTAGTCCGGTTTATGAGTATGAGCCTTGTTTAGGAAATAGTGTTGGTAACTTTAATCGATGGATTGCTGAAGAAAATCTTTGTGGTTGCGTGTTAGAAAGCACTGCGCGTGATTTACAAGATGGCATTGGACAGTGGGCGATCGCAACTCCACAACAACCCAATATAGAAGTTTTCTATCACACGCGCTGGAACTCTAGCGGGGATGGTGCAGAAATCTGGCACAGTTTCGCCCGTGATGGATCTTTACCAAATACTGAAGATACAACTCCTGCAAAAGCACAAGAACAACTAGCAGCGGCGATCGCAGTACGCTTTACACTGCAACCAGGCGAAACTCGCGAAATTCCTTTTGCGATCGCGTGGGATTTTCCTGTAACTGAGTTTGCACCAGGAGTGAGATATTTCCGCCGTTACACCGATTTTTTTGGGCGAGGTGGCAATAATGCAATAGCGATCGCGCAAACCGCACTTCAAAACTATCGCTCTTGGCAGCAACAAATTCAAGCTTGGCAACAACCCATTCTCGACCGCGACGATCTCCCCAGTAGTTTTAAAATGGCACTATTTAACGAACTGTACGACCTCACGAGTGGTGGTACTTTGTGGAGTGCAGCAGATGAACGCGATCCCGTTGGTCAATTTGCTGTTTTAGAATGCTTTGATTATCGCTGGTACGAAAGTTTAGATGTCAGACTGTATGGTTCTTTTGCCTTACTAATGCTCTGGTCTAAACTGGAAAAATCAGTCATTCGCGCCTTTGCCAGAGCCATTGAACAGCGCGACGATCGCACTCGCGTTATCGGTTACTATTACACTCAAGGGCTAGAAAGTCCGACAGCTTTACGCAAAGTTGCAGGTGCAACACCGCATGACTTAGGCGCGCCGAATGAGCATCCCTGGGAAGCGACTAACTATACAAGTTATCAAGATTGCAACTTATGGAAAGATTTATCCTGTGATTTTGTCTTACAAGTTTACCGCGATTTTGTGCTGACTGGTGGAACAGATTGGGAGTTATTGTGGGATTGTTGGTCTGCGGTTGTGCAAACGCTGACGTATTTAAAGACGTTTGATTTAGATGAAGATGGAATTCCTGAAAATTCAGGCGCGCCAGATCAAACCTTTGACGATTGGCGTTTGCAAGGTGTCAGTGCTTATTGTGGGGGATTGTGGTTAGCTGCACTTGAAGCGGCGATCGCGATTGGTAAAACTTTACTCAGTTATCCTGAAAACCATCCTGCGAGTAAAATTCTGGCTGCTGCGCCAGATTACCCACCCATTCCTGAAACACTTGATGTATTCCAATCTTGGTTAACGCGATCGCGCCCAATCTATCAAGAAAAGCTGTGGAATGGGCAATACTATCGCCTCGATAGCAAAAGTGGTTCGGATGTCGTCATGGCAGATCAACTGTGCGGACAATTTTATGCACGGCTACTCGGATTACCAGATATCGTACCGCAAGAATGCGCCTATCAAGCCTTAAACACAATTTATAATGCTTGCTTTTTAAAATTTCACAACGGTCAATTTGGGGCGGCTAACGGCTTAAAACCTGATGGTTCGCCAGAAAACCCCAACGCGACGCATCCCCTTGAAGTTTGGACAGGAATTAATTTTGGACTTGCGGCGTTTTTGATGCAAATGGGTATGCAATCAGAAGCATGGCGCCTCACACAAGCTATCGTACAACAAGTTTACGACAACGGATTACAGTTTCGCACTCCTGAAGCCATTACCCCCAAAGGAACATTTCGCGCGTGTCACTACCTCCGTCCGATGGCAATTTGGGCTATTTACGGCGTATTGACTTTTTAA
- a CDS encoding helix-turn-helix domain-containing protein, with translation MPVKNFLKPQQKEQLQQALRESQCPYFRERVLMLLLMNDGKTYQEIADFIGCSYRTVAYWCTHSEPDNLDSMKDQRQNGNYRKATAEYIDRLMEVVQKKPSELGLPFENWSGERLATYLAQETGIDLTGAHVRKLLKKQREATPRKCCTR, from the coding sequence ATGCCAGTCAAGAATTTTCTTAAGCCTCAACAAAAAGAACAATTGCAGCAAGCGCTGCGAGAAAGCCAATGTCCATATTTTAGAGAACGGGTGCTAATGCTACTTTTAATGAACGATGGAAAAACCTACCAAGAAATCGCTGATTTTATTGGTTGCTCTTATCGTACAGTTGCTTATTGGTGTACGCACAGCGAACCAGACAACCTAGATAGTATGAAAGACCAGCGACAAAATGGTAACTATCGCAAAGCAACAGCCGAATATATCGATCGATTGATGGAAGTTGTGCAAAAAAAACCAAGTGAGTTAGGACTACCTTTTGAAAATTGGAGTGGCGAACGCCTCGCCACTTATCTCGCTCAAGAAACAGGAATTGACCTAACAGGCGCACACGTGAGAAAGCTACTCAAAAAACAGCGCGAAGCCACACCCCGAAAGTGCTGCACTAGATGA
- a CDS encoding helix-turn-helix transcriptional regulator: MRDTSPTALAQVAEYFKVLSEVSRLQVLSCLRSGPKNVMEIVEATGLGQANVSKHLKMLMHCGMVSRHPQGVSVFYEVSDPLIFNLCEVVCDRISTRLLAQANQIETLRTPE, translated from the coding sequence ATGCGAGATACTTCTCCTACGGCTTTAGCGCAGGTCGCTGAATACTTTAAAGTTCTATCAGAAGTGAGTAGACTTCAAGTATTAAGCTGTTTGCGTTCAGGACCCAAGAATGTTATGGAAATTGTCGAGGCAACAGGGTTAGGTCAGGCAAATGTTTCTAAACATCTTAAAATGTTGATGCATTGTGGTATGGTTTCGCGTCATCCGCAGGGAGTGAGTGTCTTTTATGAAGTCTCCGATCCTCTCATTTTTAATTTGTGCGAGGTTGTTTGCGATCGCATTTCGACGCGCTTACTTGCACAAGCAAATCAAATTGAAACCTTAAGAACGCCAGAGTAA
- a CDS encoding ROK family protein, with product MSAASYSLQSQVIGIDLGGTAIKLGKFTQDGTCLGSLIVATPQPATPQAVVDAIVDAIAQIDPHNQCLAIGVGTPGPTDVSGRIARVAINLHNWRDVPLADWLETKTGRVAVLANDANCAGLGEAWLGAGRRFRHLILLTLGTGVGGAIILDGHLFVGHQGTAAELGLITLNLDGPPCNSGNYGSLEQYVSVQAIRRRTGLEPAQLCALAKAGNVEALTFWQQYGKELGAGLASLIYVLTPEAIIIGGGVSASAEFFLPSVRAEIECRVLPSSRTGLEILTAELGNQAGMVGAARLAWDKLGQKS from the coding sequence ATGAGCGCAGCATCATATTCACTTCAGTCTCAAGTTATCGGCATTGACTTGGGTGGAACCGCAATCAAATTAGGGAAATTTACGCAGGATGGTACTTGTCTTGGCTCGTTAATTGTTGCTACTCCTCAACCTGCAACGCCACAGGCGGTTGTTGATGCAATAGTGGATGCGATCGCGCAAATTGATCCTCACAATCAATGTTTGGCGATCGGTGTTGGTACTCCAGGTCCTACGGATGTTTCTGGACGAATTGCGCGAGTAGCAATTAATCTTCATAACTGGCGCGATGTGCCTTTAGCCGATTGGCTAGAAACGAAAACAGGTCGAGTTGCGGTTCTAGCTAATGACGCTAACTGCGCAGGCTTAGGCGAAGCATGGCTAGGTGCAGGACGCCGCTTTCGCCACTTAATTCTGCTTACTTTGGGAACGGGTGTAGGTGGCGCTATAATCCTCGATGGCCATCTTTTTGTCGGACATCAAGGAACTGCTGCTGAACTCGGATTAATTACTTTAAACCTTGATGGTCCACCGTGCAATAGTGGCAACTACGGTTCTTTAGAGCAATACGTCTCTGTTCAAGCAATTCGTCGCCGTACTGGACTTGAACCCGCCCAACTCTGTGCGCTTGCCAAAGCAGGAAATGTAGAAGCCTTGACTTTTTGGCAGCAGTATGGTAAGGAATTGGGCGCAGGCTTAGCGAGTTTAATTTATGTTTTAACTCCTGAAGCCATTATTATTGGTGGTGGGGTGAGCGCCAGCGCAGAGTTTTTCTTACCTAGCGTTCGTGCGGAAATAGAATGCCGCGTACTACCGAGTTCCCGCACGGGATTAGAAATCCTGACAGCCGAACTCGGCAACCAAGCCGGAATGGTAGGCGCCGCGCGACTTGCGTGGGACAAACTAGGACAAAAGAGTTAA
- the psaM gene encoding photosystem I reaction center subunit XII has translation MSISDTQVFVALVIALIPGVLAFRLATELYK, from the coding sequence ATGTCTATATCAGATACCCAAGTTTTTGTAGCACTTGTCATTGCACTGATTCCTGGCGTACTTGCTTTCCGCTTAGCAACAGAGCTTTACAAGTAA
- a CDS encoding molybdopterin-dependent oxidoreductase, with protein sequence MHQFPSRRRFLELSGFSSLSLLLGGCALSLVEGVVGKTFEPLNQSVETLLFNPQKLIPEFPESAIEPKALIVNTYRFTPVIDPSKFQLVIDGEVDNPLSLSMAEIQQLPHHTMTIRHVCVEGWAAIVQWGGVRLRDLVALAQPKSDVRYVYFESADGYYESWDLASAVHPQTLLADQKNGEPLPIENGAPLRLASPIKLGYKQSKWVTRITLVNQLRRSKGYWEDRGYEWYAGL encoded by the coding sequence ATGCATCAATTTCCATCACGTCGCCGTTTTTTAGAATTATCCGGATTTTCAAGTCTGAGTTTACTCCTTGGTGGGTGCGCGCTTAGTTTAGTAGAAGGTGTTGTCGGTAAAACTTTTGAACCGCTCAATCAAAGCGTTGAAACTCTATTATTTAATCCTCAAAAGCTGATACCAGAATTTCCAGAAAGTGCAATTGAACCAAAAGCACTCATTGTTAATACCTACAGATTTACACCTGTAATCGATCCATCAAAGTTTCAATTAGTTATCGACGGTGAGGTCGATAATCCTTTGAGCTTGAGTATGGCAGAAATTCAGCAGCTACCACATCACACAATGACAATTCGTCACGTTTGCGTTGAAGGATGGGCGGCGATCGTGCAATGGGGTGGCGTTCGTCTGCGCGATTTGGTAGCGCTAGCGCAACCTAAATCAGATGTCCGCTATGTTTACTTTGAATCGGCGGATGGCTATTACGAAAGTTGGGATTTAGCTTCTGCGGTTCATCCGCAAACACTGCTTGCGGATCAAAAGAATGGAGAACCGTTACCAATTGAAAACGGTGCGCCTTTACGTCTTGCTTCACCAATTAAACTAGGGTACAAGCAAAGTAAGTGGGTAACGCGAATCACATTAGTTAATCAACTGCGGCGTTCTAAAGGGTATTGGGAAGATCGAGGTTATGAGTGGTATGCAGGGCTATAA